Below is a genomic region from Methylobacterium sp. FF17.
CGAAACCGTCTGGTACGGCCTGAAGGAGCGCGTCGGCGCCACCGAGTTCCTCGGCTACGAAACCGAGAGCGCGGAGGGCATCGTCACCGCGCTCCTGCGCGACGGCGCCGAGACCGAGAGCCTGAAGGCCGGCGAAACCGGTCTCGTCCTTGTCAACCAGACGCCGTTCTATGCCGAGTCCGGCGGTCAGGTCGGTGATACCGGCACCCTGTCCGCCGGCGGCCTGACGGCGCGGGTGACGGCCACCGAGAAGAAGCTCGGCGACCTGTTCGTCCACCACGTCACGGTCGATCAGGGCACCTTGTCTCTCAACCAAGCCGTGGAACTCGCGGTCGACAACGGCCGTCGCTCAGCCATCCGCGCGAATCACTCGGCGACCCACCTGCTGCACGAGGCCCTGCGCCAGGTCCTCGGCGACCACGTGGCCCAGAAGGGCTCGCTCGTCTCCGCCGACCGGCTGCGCTTCGATTTCAGCCACCCGAAGCCCATGGACGAGGCCGAGATCCGGGCCGTGGAGGACATCGCCAACGCGGTACTCCTGCAGAACACCCCCGTGGTGACGAAGCTGATGGCGCAGGAGGAGGCCATCGAATCCGGCGCCCGCGCCCTGTTCGGCGAGAAGTACGGCGACGAGGTTCGGGTGGTGTCCATGGGCGCGCCCGTCACGGGTGAGGCCGGGCGTACCAAGGCGTTCTCGGTGGAGCTCTGCGGCGGCACCCATGCGCGCCGCACCGGCGAGATCGGTCAAGTCTCGGTGATCGGCGAGAGCGCGGTCGGCGCCGGCGTGCGTCGCATCGAGGCCCTGACGGCGGAAGCGGCCCGGCGCCACCGCGCCGAGGAGAGCCGCACGCTGACGCAGATCGCCGGCCTCCTGAAGGCCTCAGCGACGGACGTTCCGGACCGCCTCGCGGCCCTGATCGAGGACCGCCGCCGCCTGGAGCGCGAGCTGACCGAGGCGCGCAAGAAGATCGCCATGGGCGGCGCCGGCTCGGGCACGGATGACGGCATCGCCGAGATCGGCGGCGTGAAGGTGATGGCTCGGGTGGTCGAGGGCGTCGAGATGCGCGACCTCAAGAGCTTGGCCGACGAGGGCAAGACCCGCCTCGGCTCCGGCATCGTCGCCATCGTGGGCGTCGCCCCCGACGGCAAGGCCGGGCTCGTGGTCGGCGTGACCCCGGATCTGACGGAGCGCTACGATGCGGTGGCCCTGGTCCGCGCCGGCGCTGGACATCTCGGAGGCAAGGGTGGCGGCGGACGCCGCGACATGGCCCAGGCCGGCGGCCCGGAGGGCGCAGGCGCCCAGGCCGCCATCGAGGCGATTCGAGCAGCCCTGGCGGCCTGAAGCCGAACCACGGCAGAGGCCTTTCGCGCATCGCGGCGCGAGGGCTTCGGCCGTGGGGCTCAGTCCGTCAGTTCGCGCGCTTCCAGGTCTGACTCTTGCAGAACACGCTCATCACGCAGCCTGATACCTCGACCAGGTTCGGACCCTTGATGGTGAGGCTGCCCGAGTAGGTCTTGCCGTCGTTCGGATTGTAGAGCGAGCCCTCGAAGCTGTCGCCGCTGGCGTTGCGCGCGTTCATGATCTCAACGCCCACGAGGCTGCGCGTGCGCAGGGACGGGTCAGGATTCTTCGCGTCGAGACCGGGCCCGGAGACACTCGCGAGGACGCCGCAATAGCCATTGCCGCATCGGCTGATGCGCACCTTCGAGCCGCCGGTCTCCGTCAGCCAGAGGCCGCTGGCGTCGGACGCCTTCTGCGCGGATGCGGTGCCGATCCCGGAGAGAATGGCGCCTCCGACGACGAGACCGATCATTCCTGTGCGGCCGAAGCCTCGCCTCACCGTTCCGATGCCTGCCATGCTGGGGTCCTTGCCTGTTCGGGTACTCGCGGGCGAGGGGCATAGCCCGCACCCCGAGAGGTTGCCAGCCCCCTACGCGGGATGCCCTTCATCGCGCGCCAGGACGGCGCCGATATAGGTCTCTGCGACCTCGCAGAGCGGGAGCCCGTCTTGGCGCAGCAGCAGTGCCTCGATGGCGAAGAGCGGCGCGTGCGGAGCCGCGCTGGCAGGGTGCTCGGCCGCCGGAAGCAGGCGCAGGCCGAGATTACGGCGCGACGGCGCGAGGGCATGCACGACGCGCCCGAACGGCACCTCGCTGGTGTCCAGCAGGGCGTTCATCGCGGTGGTCAGGCGCTCCGGAACGTACCAGTTCTCCGCCTCGGACAGTACGCGGCTTCCGCAGCTGAGGCGCACCCGGCGATAGCGCACCAGGCCGTCGCGGGGCATTTCCAGGCGTTCGCGCTGCGCCGGGGAGGGGGGCCGTTCCGCCCCCGGAACCGCATGGGCGACGAGGCCCGGCGACGATGCGGCGCCGCGCTCGCGGCACCAGTGCTCCAGCACCGCCGTAGCGCTCGGTCCGGCAACGAGGCGAGCGCAGAGTTCCCGCAAGCTGCGCGCCGCGTCATCGGCCGGGATCGCATCGCCGGGAAGGGCTGTCGCCATGAACACCGAACCACGTCCCAACCATCGGCACCGCTCGCCACCATGAAAGCGGCGCGCCGTCAGCACGACGGCATGGCGCACTGCAATACGGAGCGGCGGCGGAAAGGTCTACGACGATGTACGGGGCAGCCGGGAAGGAATTTGGTGGAGCCTAACGGGATCGAACCGATGACCTCTTCCATGCCATGGAAGCGCTCTCCCAGCTGAGCTAAGGCCCCACTTATCGCATCCCGGCATCTGGTATGACCGGGATGGTCGATCGCGGCGGAGAGGTCTGAACCCGTCCGGCGATGGCGGTGATATACGGGGGCTTTCCCCCAGCCTCAAGCCCCTTTTTCACAGGGCACGCCCGCTTTCACGAGAATCCTCGTCCGTGAGCGCGACGCGGGCTCGGCTGATCTCATGCACCAACGCGAAAAAACCGAACGACGAGCGATCGTCGAACGGTTGCCTCTGAAGCGACCCGGGAGTCCTGGTGAAGCGAGATTGGTGGAGCCTAACGGGATCGAACCGATGACCTCTTCCATGCCATGGAAGCGCTCTCCCAGCTGAGCTAAGGCCCCACTCTCAAAGCACCGATCTCTGGATCATCCGGTGCGGTCGTCGGCGGCGGGCTCGTTGCCCGCCGTCGATGGCGGTGATGTACTGGGGCTTTCCCGCCGCCTCAACCCCCTTTCTGGTCCGCCGGCAAACTTTTTTGCCGAGCGGGTGTTTGGGGGCTGATGCGACTTAGCCTTCCTCGTCGCTCTCGATATCGCTGTCGATCAGGTCGGCCACATCGTCGTCGCCGGTGTCTTCCTCCTCGAGGAAGGTGTCGTCGGCATCGTCGTTGCTGTCGCCATCCACGTCCTCGGTGGTGGTGTCCGCGTCGTCCTCGGCCGCCTCGACCTCGTCCAGGGACACGATCTCCGGACCGCCCTTCTCGGCGTCCGTATCTTCGTCGTCATCCGCCGGCACGGCGGCCGCGCGTGCGGCGAGGGCGGGAGCAGCCCGGCCGGAAGCCGCGGCGACCTGGTAGATCGTGCCGCATTTCGGGCAGGTCGGCGGGTCGTTGTCGAGGTCGTAGAACTTGGCGCCGCAGCTCATGCATTGACGCTTCAAGCCGAGTTCCGGTCTGGCCACGGGCGAACCTCTAGTACGTGCGATCTTTTGGGAGAGGCGCCCCGTTAGTCGTGTGGGACGCTCCTGTCAAATTCCGCTGATGGCGGAGGGCGTTCAGCCACGCGTGGCTGCGATTGGGTGCAGATCCGGGCGGGATGGATCTGACGGTCGGATGACGGCAGCGGCTCTGCTGTGGTAACCGGCCCCATCATTGCCGTGGCGGCCTCCGCACATCTGTGCGCCCGCGCCCCTTCATGAAGTCATCGCCCGTGTCCCATGATTCCGAGCCGCAACCCCTGACCGCCCATGCCGGCCTTCCCTTACGTGGAAGCCTGCGCCCGCCGGGCGACAAGTCGATCTCGCACCGGGCGATGATCTTCGGCCTGCTCAGCATCGGCGAGACCAACATTCAGGGCCTGCTGGAAGGTGACGACGTGCTCCGGACCGCCGCCGCGGCCAAGGCCCTCGGCGCCGATGTCGAGCGGGTCGGGGACGGACGCTGGCGCGTGCGCGGCGTGGGGCTCGGTGGCCTCACGGATCCGGAAGACGTGCTCGATTTCGGCAATGCGGGCACCGGGTCGCGCCTCATGATGGGCGTGGTCGGCGGCCAGCCAGTGACGGCGACCTTCGATGGCGACGCCTCCCTGCGCAAGCGCCCGATGCGCCGGATCCTCGATCCCCTGGTCCGCATGGGTGCCGAGGTGGCGAGCGAGGAGGAGGGTGGGCGCGTTCCGCTGACGCTGCGCGGTCCCCGCGAGGCGATTCCGATCACCTACGAGACCCCGGTCGCCTCGGCCCAGATCAAGTCGGCGGTGCTCCTGGCGGGGCTCAATGCGCCGGGCACCACGACGGTGATCGAGGCCGCCGCGACCCGCGACCACACCGAGCGGATGCTGCGCCTGTTCGGCGCTGAGGTGCACGTGGCGCCCCACGGTCCCGATGGTCACGGACGGACCATCACGCTCAC
It encodes:
- the alaS gene encoding alanine--tRNA ligase, with protein sequence MSGVNEIRSTFLDYFAKEGHEVLPSSSLVPRNDPTLMFTNAGMVQFKNVFTGVEKRPYDRATTAQKCVRAGGKHNDLDNVGYTARHHTFFEMLGNFSFGDYFKPRAIELAWNLITKEFGLSKDRLLVTVYADDDEAAELWRKIAGFSDDRIIRIGTSDNFWQMGDTGPCGPCSEIFIDQGPTLQGGPPGSPDEDGDRFLEFWNLVFMQYEQIEPGNRLALPRPSIDTGMGLERMAAILQGVKSNYDTDLFRALIDAVSHAVGRPPEAGNVASYRVIADHLRAASFLVADGVLPGNEGRGYVLRRIMRRAMRHAELLGSREPMMFRLVPTLLREMGQAYPELTRAEGLIAETLRLEETRFRRTLERGLAILDAETRDLTSGQNLSGETAFTLYDTYGFPLDLTQDALKARGIGVDTDAFGQAMERQRKAARAAWTGSGEAATETVWYGLKERVGATEFLGYETESAEGIVTALLRDGAETESLKAGETGLVLVNQTPFYAESGGQVGDTGTLSAGGLTARVTATEKKLGDLFVHHVTVDQGTLSLNQAVELAVDNGRRSAIRANHSATHLLHEALRQVLGDHVAQKGSLVSADRLRFDFSHPKPMDEAEIRAVEDIANAVLLQNTPVVTKLMAQEEAIESGARALFGEKYGDEVRVVSMGAPVTGEAGRTKAFSVELCGGTHARRTGEIGQVSVIGESAVGAGVRRIEALTAEAARRHRAEESRTLTQIAGLLKASATDVPDRLAALIEDRRRLERELTEARKKIAMGGAGSGTDDGIAEIGGVKVMARVVEGVEMRDLKSLADEGKTRLGSGIVAIVGVAPDGKAGLVVGVTPDLTERYDAVALVRAGAGHLGGKGGGGRRDMAQAGGPEGAGAQAAIEAIRAALAA
- a CDS encoding DUF2147 domain-containing protein, which encodes MIGLVVGGAILSGIGTASAQKASDASGLWLTETGGSKVRISRCGNGYCGVLASVSGPGLDAKNPDPSLRTRSLVGVEIMNARNASGDSFEGSLYNPNDGKTYSGSLTIKGPNLVEVSGCVMSVFCKSQTWKRAN
- the aroA gene encoding 3-phosphoshikimate 1-carboxyvinyltransferase, coding for MSHDSEPQPLTAHAGLPLRGSLRPPGDKSISHRAMIFGLLSIGETNIQGLLEGDDVLRTAAAAKALGADVERVGDGRWRVRGVGLGGLTDPEDVLDFGNAGTGSRLMMGVVGGQPVTATFDGDASLRKRPMRRILDPLVRMGAEVASEEEGGRVPLTLRGPREAIPITYETPVASAQIKSAVLLAGLNAPGTTTVIEAAATRDHTERMLRLFGAEVHVAPHGPDGHGRTITLTGQPTLRGAKVIVPADPSSAAFPLVAALIVPGSEVVLEGVMMNPLRIGLITTLVEMGADIEALREREEGGETVADLRVRASRLKGVDVPPERAPSMIDEYPVLAVAAAFAEGTTRMRGLHELRVKESDRLAAVADGLSANGVAYLVDGDDLVVHGTGEPARGGGTVATHLDHRIAMAFLVMGLATPEPVTVDDGAMIATSFPSFLPTMQALGGRIEG
- a CDS encoding FYDLN acid domain-containing protein encodes the protein MSCGAKFYDLDNDPPTCPKCGTIYQVAAASGRAAPALAARAAAVPADDDEDTDAEKGGPEIVSLDEVEAAEDDADTTTEDVDGDSNDDADDTFLEEEDTGDDDVADLIDSDIESDEEG